DNA sequence from the Leopardus geoffroyi isolate Oge1 chromosome A3, O.geoffroyi_Oge1_pat1.0, whole genome shotgun sequence genome:
tctgaaatagaCTCCGCACTATCAGGGCTTTGCCTgaggatgtggggcttgaatacaagagccatgagatcatgatctgagccaaagtcaaccactgagcctcccaggggcccctcacTTCTCAGTTCAGATTAGCCATAGTTCAAGTACTATGTTCACAGTATACAGTACATAGTACTATGTGCACATGAGGTCAGTGGCTACTGTACTGGACAGCACAAGTACAGATCAAGGATTCTGACCCACCTCCACTTGATCactttatagctttttttttttttttaatgttatttatttttgagacagagagagacggagcatgaacgggggaggggcagagagagagggagacacagaatctgaagcaggctccaggctccgtgctgtcagcacagagccccacgcggggcttgaactcactaatggtgagatcatgacctgagccgaagtcggatgctgaacctactgagccaccaggcgcctctACTTTATAGCTTTTCTAAGGATGGTGAAAGCAGGCTGGTACTGTCCATCGAAATTCAGGTTTGCAAAATATAATATCTAAATTGGGATAAGATTTCATTATAAAGTAGAATAAAGTGTCTCAAAACTGAGGTCCAAAATTTGTTAAATCCTTTGAAAAAGCATGTGTTAGAGAAGCTGacatttccctcttagaactgatACTTCTGGGATGGGACAGGAATGTTTGTTCCCTTTTGTGTGACCCTGTTATTGTTCTGTCTTCATAAATACCATCCAGGAAGACTGGATTTTCTGTCCTGGAGCCAGGTGGTGGAAAAATCCTTTGCCCTGGGGCCCTTCTCTGGTCCATAGGGCAGGCATCTGACCATTTCTGACTCGGCTCACCAACCCCTCATGGTGGCTCCTGAAGGGATTGTTGAACtctgggaggaaagaaggggtTGGTTAGCCATCATTTCCTGGTTATAACAGTGGATAGGTCTTTGTTCTGGACACTTTGCCAGGCACACTGCATGTGCTTGCTATCCTTTTATACCTCCCCACCATCCTCTGACATCATCATTAGCACCTGCAAAACCCAGAGAGGTGAAGAGGTTcattcagggtcacacagctaataaccCAGAGCTTTCTGACACCACAGCCAAAGATCACAGCGTTCCAGACTTTGGAGGTTTTAATACTTTCTGACCACCCATAAACATGGGAACAAGGGTTGCCGGCAAGAAATTTTCATATCTGTGTTCTGTTTCTGTGTTAATTAGCCCTGGCAGGGTGCTTAGGGTTGATTTCAGTCTGTAAGTTTTGGGGTCAGATAttcaggacattaaaaaaaaaagagagagagagagagagagagagacagcttccCTTTCTATATCGGGAGGTCCAGAGTCAGGAAACCTAGGAGGGCTGcttgatctttcttttcttgttcctgatgaGTTAGAAGACCTTTGGTGCCCGGGAGCCCTGTTGCTTTAAGCCTAAGCCCTGGTTTGGGAGGAGACTGGGAGGGCAATGGAGGGTGCCCGCCTACCTGGGGGAACCTGCCGGAGGTGAGGCTGGAACCGCTCGGGATGCGAGGTGGGCGGGGGCAGGCTGAAAGTTGGAGCAAGCAGGAAGTGAGCCGAGGGCCGCCCGGGAGGAAACAGACTAGGCGAGTTTGCCGCTGACAGGCCTGAGCCGCTTGGAGACATGGTGAGCGAGCTGGAAACCAGGAAGGGGCTGATTCAAAGACGGGCCAgagtgggctgggggctggggatcAGGAGAGCGCGGGGGCAAAGTCGGAGGGCTGGGCCAGGGCTGACCGGCCTTTCTCCTTTGACAACTTGACTGCAAAAAGTTCGGAGCTGCCTGGGCGGGTGTTCCTGCTTCTTCTCTACTCCCTCCCCTGACCTCTGTGTCGGCCTGGAGCAGGAtttcggtgggggtgggggatccgAATTCCAGGCGAGGAGCTGCTGAGAGGCCTTTcatctcctcctccagccctccagccGCCGGGTGTTGTGACACCCCTGGGCAGCACCTCTGAAGTTCTCAGGGCGGATTCCAGCCCAGCGGCagacagcaccccccccccgccccacccccccaccccctccgcgcCTCCCGCCTGCCTTTCACTTTAGCCCTAACCCCAGGAATCTGTCTCTCTGCCGGGTCTGAGGAATCAGCCCCCTCTCCATAAACGTGAGGAAGAGAACTAAGGGTTTGTAAAAGAACCAGAAGTTGGATTTCTGTGATAACCCATTTAGTTTGGACCCACGGCTCCTGGCCTGTTTCAAGAGGTCTAGTGGGTCAGGGTGGGAGGAGCTTAATAATGGTTTTTCCCTCCTTGTTCAAAAACCTTATCATCAGCCAGGGCAGACTGGCCCTCCATTTCCCCCAACACCCAGgctgctgtttttatttaatatctgcTTAAGCAGGCAGTCGTGGCTTGGTGCCTGCGCATGGTGCTGTGTGGTGGGGAAAGCAGAAGTTTGTGGCGCAATGACTGTCCCTCATGGGGCCTGGTGAGGGACTTAGAGCCTGGTTGCTGTTGCTCTGGGTCACAGCAGTTAGGCTGGAGGCCTGGGACCCGAACTGCTCTCCAGCTACTCTCTTGCAGGGAAGGGGGGGTGTGCTAGCTGAGGGTGTTCTGCTGCCCAGCACACATATTTGTAACAAGGACCCTTTGGTAAGTAATGGTTTAGGGTTTCTACTTTGTAAGATGCCTGCTCAGCAGTTCCCTCTAACCCAATCAGAGGAGCAAGGAAACAGTGGAGAGGGATTTAGtgctgtgtttcttttcctcatcaGGGGCCCTGAGAACCTGAAAAGAAATTTGATCCAGTCTGTCTAGCATCAGCACTCAACTTCTGAgacttaaaaatgcatttattttttgattacaTGAGTAATacatgaaaacattctttttgtaAACagttcaaacattaaaaaaaaaaaaaaaaaaaagctaaagtcCATCTTAGGCCTTCTCCTCCTCCGGCCTCTGAGGCTGAGTCTCAGTTCCTCCACTGCTTGACCTAATTAACCCCTGTGTTGCTGCCCAGGAGGAGGCCAGTGGAGGTGGAGGAAATGATCGTGTACGGAACCTGCAGAGCGAGGTGGAAGGAGTCAAGAATATCATGACCCAGAATGTGGAGCGGATCCTGGCCCGAGGAGAAAACCTGGACCATCTCCGCAAcaagacagaggatctggaagCCACAGTGAGATGGGGAGCCCACTGGGggtagaggaagaaaggggagggtAGGATTGTTGAGGTTTGGGGGTTGGTGGTGTTGGGGGCAAAATGAATAGGAGGAAAGTCTGCCTTTTCACTTGTTTTGGGAATTGATGAGCGAGTCCCCAGTTCTGAAACTGCTCTATTCCACTGATTGGGACTGGGATCCAGGGAAGGGGTCCAACCACTGGGGAGGGTGGATGGGGCTGACTGTTGGAGGTATTTTCTGAGACAGACGACCCCGGTCAGGCCTTGCATTCTTAGGCTTCTCTCCCAtgaaactgatttttctctttgaaggCTTCCCTTGACAATCATTTGGACCTGACCTCCCCAGGGCAAAAATATTGGCTCTGGAAAATCCTCCTAGGGCCTTTGGCTTCTCTGGGAGTTATTTGGCAGGGGGTAGAAAACTGCTGGAGTTTTGCTGAGTCTGCTTTCAAAAGAAGCTGGGAAGAGCAGTGAAATTCTTTGATCAAAGGGTCCTCTGCTAACTGAAGGCTAGAATAATATCTCCCACACATCTTGCTAGAcctcattcctctctctctccagccaggGGCTGAAGCCAGCTGCTCAGGGAGGGAGTAACTCTAACAAAGTAACTCCAATAAAGGCTGGAGCCTAAGGTTCCACATCCACAGGGAGAGACTGGCCGTGGCTTTCTGAGTCCTGTGTGTAATCTTGGGTATAGGTCCTTTGTCTCCTGTCTCCCTGGGACTTAGTGTTTCTTTCCATAGCCTAATCAGGGGAGCATGGCCCAGGGAAACTTAATTTCTGCAACTTGAGTTGAGGAGAAAGAGCAGTTTCTGTCACCTCCAACCTCCATGCTGCCCTGGCCCACCCTCCAGCCTCAGTAGTCCCCGTGGGGTGAGGGGTCATGCATCCAGGGAGATGTGACCATCTGGAGCTTGTACCCCTTGGCCCCAGTGTGTGCACTCCCAAGGTGGATCGTGCAGACAGTATCGCACCCCTGGGTGTGAGCATAGGTGCTTCAAGGTGCCTGATGGTGCAGGGtaagaagagaagggggaaagcaGGGGGCCAAAGGGAGTCCAAGAACTCTAAATTTGAACGTGGCCCACCAGACTGTCATGAAGGCAGGAGGACAGAACATTTTTTGTCTAACAGTCTGTTATTCCAACTGATCACTTAAGTATTTAGATGTACGGCGTGTGGGCCTCTGTTCCAGTGGGAGGATGCACTGGTTCACTCTGCCTTATCCCCCAACAGTCGGAGCACTTCAAGACCACATCACAGAAGGTGGCTCGGAAGTTCTGGTGGAAGAACGTGAAGATGATTGTCCTCATCTGTGTGATTGTTTTTATCATCATCCTCCTCATCGTGCTCTTTGCCACCCATGCCATCCCAACTTAgggagcccctcccctgccccccgtcCTCCTCTTCAGGGAAGCCCTCCATAGTGGGTGCCAAGAAGGGCCCTCTCTCCCATCCTCAGCAGGAAATGCTGCTCTGTCCTCCCGCCCCTCATTCTGAGGCCCCGCTGCCATACTGTCTGCCCCAGGGAGCACCTTGGTCCCCTGGAAGGAGAGAGCCGGACCATGGCTGCATTTCATGGGCTCTCAGAGTTGGTTGGAGAGACACCCAGAAGGCCCAGCATGTGGCTGGGAAACTGATGGTGGCCAGTGGGCAATAAAGACCTTTCAGTATCCCTACACATGTGAGGTAATTTCTCCCCTTCCATTTTGCCTTTGgcccttctatttcttttccctctgggcATGCCTTCTGGCTGAGATTCTCGTATTTGAGGTCCAAGTTgttggaggggtagagagtgtaTATTTGGAGAAGAAAGATGGAGCCTCCTCATTCTTCTCTATTATCCACAGGTCTCAAGAACCAGAATTTTCTGCGGGTCTCAGcaaatggaaaattcaaaatcattttagGGTGGTGTGCAAGACTCCTAAGTGTCCATCTTGGGTCTTGCCACGTCCCTTTGTTACTTTTCTGCAGGAAGCGTTAGCCGAGACAGCCTGAGGGCCTCCTGCCTCTCCTGTCATTGCCATCTCTCTTCTGTGGCCCTGTTGCAGTTGAGTGAGGGGTTGGAGGAACCGggctgcttttccttctctttggttcttcaaagttcttttttttttttttttttttttaagtaatctctacaacccatcatggggcttatcctcacaaccccgagatcaagagtctcatgctcttccgactgagccagctgggtgcccctggTTCTACAAAGTTCTATTTGTCTtttgtctgcccctgcccctttggGACTTAGCAGGGCCTCTGGGTCTCAGCTGAGGGGGCGAGCATCTCTCCCCATGTCTCGTGGTTGGGCCCAGTCAGTGTCATAGGACAGGGCCTATGGCCCTTCTTCCCCTCCATGTACAATGGGCCTCTTTGTCTTTgggcttccctcctccccaccaggtTCCACCTCATTGccactctttcctctctcttggtTTGGGGAAAGGGTTCTTGTCATCTCTGTCCCTATTTCTCCCCTGGGCTttccagtattaaaaaaaaaaacaaaaaaaacaaaaacctgttttGGGGAGGGGTGTAGAAGGAACAGGtttgggagacagaatctgggaCTCCTACTGGCAAGTCCTGAAATCATACTCTGAAAgccagggaggaaaaagaaaaaaaaaaaaaaaaaaaataaagccctctGAGCTGTCTTTGTCCTCCTAGGTCCTCCTAGGTCAGACTACAGCCATCCTCTCTCCTCAGGCCACTCCTGGACTCAAGGTCCACAGAACTGGGGTGAAACCTCTTCCCTGGGACCCAGAGTGCCCAGGGTGGGGATGAGGGCTGTGCTCACAGGGGCTCAACCCAAGGAGGGAAACCCTCAACCTCCTTCCTCAAGAGCAGCCACAGTTGTGTTGGGGGTGGCAGGCGGTGGGGTGGAGAACAGGTGGCTGTGACTTGTTTGCAGCAGTGAGAGGAGAGGGCGAGAACGGGTAGAGTCAGGAAGGCTCTGGAGGGGTGGCCTCGCCCATCTTCCGATGGAGGAGCAGGGTCATATGAGGGCAGGGCTGCAGCTGCCCTTGTGGTgaagagggaaatacagaaaagcCAGAACTAGCACCTTCTTCATGGGGGtccgttttcttttttaagcGAGGCGCCATTCACacaacatacagtgtatacgTGTACGTACAATTGTAACACACAGCGGTGCCGTTTCAAAGTAGACAATTCAGTGGTAGGTAGTGCATTCACAATGTTGATTGTGAATAAACTTTCTTTCGTTCCAAAACTTTCTTGCGGAGTCGGTTTTTGGGTACCGGTGGCATGCATTCACCGAGGTGGCAGAGACCCCGCCTGGCTGGCGGTCCGCGTCGTCTCTAGCACAGCGCCATCGCCGTGGCACTGGGACGGTTGCTTGTTGCGGGCGATGCCTGTCTCCAGAGCCCACTTCACTGGGCCCCCCGACGTGTGGGGGCGCCGAGCGCAGAACGAGCCCCGGGCTGCTCAGGCGCAGGCGCCCGGTTCCGGGGGCTGGGGAGCCAGGCGAAGCTGGGCCGGACGCCTGCAGCTTTCGCTTTTCGTTGGCCCGGGTGCGGGCTCGGGGCaggcgcgccccccgcccccgcggccgcggccccgcccctccgctTCCTCCCGGGTGTGTGGCACCGCGGCCGCTCGGCGACAGAGGAGCGGGAGCCGGCCCAGCGGCGGCAGCAGCGATGGTGAGGGCCCCGGGCGGGGCGGAGCCGACCGCGCAGGGAGGCAATGGGCGACGTGTGGGTGGGAGGCCGGAGTCTGAAGTCCGAGGTGGGAGGCGACCTCCGGGATCCGCGCCGGTCCCCCGGTGAGGTGGCCACCGCCAGGAGCAGGATGGGGGCCAGAGCCTCCACTGGGGGCGCGCGGGCTGGGGAGAGAAAGTTTGGCCGCCTTGGCGCAGTGAGCGCGACTCGGGCTCCCCCCTTCCCTGAGCCTTGCGGTTACGGAGTCAGACTCCAGGCTGAGATCCTGGTCGTGGCCACTTACCGGCTGGCTCTGTGAGcccgggcaagtcacttaaccttcctgagcctcCTTTTCCGCATCTGTGAAGTGGGGTCAGCAATACCCGCCTTGCCGGTCCTTGTGAGGTTAAGGGAGATCCAATGGCAGAGCCCTGCCTGGCACTCAGAACCCTCTCCTGAGAAGTGGTAGGTAATGTGATGACCTCTTCAGCCTTTCCTGGAGCTGCGAAGAGCCAAGTGTGGCCTGGGAGTTGGAAACCTGAGCAGATGGGCTGCCAGAGGCTCTGCCAGCCCCATGGCAGGGTGTTGGAGGGCACACTCCTTCCCCTGGGGAAAGATCAAGGGAGATGTTTACCATGAAAGTTCCACTGAAGTTACCAGAGTGTGGCACAGGCCTGACTCCTAACCTTTGACTAGGGACACATTCTGGAGGTGAGTCATCCCCCACTCCTGCTGCAGACTCTGGCCTGTGTCCCCACTTGCCAGCTATGAGGCAAAGGTGTCAGGAACAGGTGGTGCCAGTTGCTTCCTCTGTCCCCTGGACTCCTGGGAAGATGGGCTGGGCAGGAAGCAGGCTCGGTGCTTTAAGATTCTGCCCTGGAGAAGCTGGCAGAGGTGTGATGGATGTGGCCTGGCTGGGGGTTATGATGCCTGGATGGCCTCATCTCTAGGGAACTGGAGGCAGGAAGAGGAAGTGGGGCAGGAAGGTTGCACTGAGCTCTAAGGTCACGCCAGGAAACTGAGGGAGGCTCCAAGAATGGGAcagagctcagagcccacttcctAGCATGCAGGGCAAGGGATCAGCCAGGGCTAGGGGTGGGCTTCCAGTTGGCCTCTAGCACTTGGGGAGAAGAGGAAACTCCTGAAATGAAGGCTGAGGCTAGGATAATTTACTGAGGGGTACTGGAAAACTCTGGCACTCTCATAGGCTCATCTGAGGCAAATAGTGAATCAGAGCCCAGGGAAGGTACATTGACCTTTCTCCCCTACCCGTCTCCTGGCCCCATCCCTCTGTTTCTTTCAGTCttgcccctttctctgcccctagccctttcccttccttcttccacccccttccctccttggtctttcttccttgtcctcctctgattcattcaatcaacaaGTATTTCTTGGGCATTTCTTCTGTGCCTGTCATGGTGGCAGGTATAGGTGATAGAGCAGGAACAAAGAGTGATGGGAAAGATGACAACTGAATGGGTAAGAGCTTGAATTCATTCATCTTCTGGATGGTCCTCTCGTATGCACTGTCCAGTGAACGTGGGTTTTGAACCATGGGCTTCCCTCGTGTGCACACCAGTGGAACTGGCAGCATCAGAAGGTCTGGGGAGTCTTTACTAGCCAGCTAAAGTATTTGACCTCCCTGTACTTGCATTCACTttagcacagtggttaagaatGTGATTCTTGGAGTTTACAGTGTATTGGTTCAACTCCCAGATCGTCTACTTActgcctctgtgaccttggacagatggtttaacccctctgagcctcagtttcttataaaactgggATAACAGCATGCCTTCAgtgggttgtgaggattaaataagataaggaGGACAAACAGCAGGCAGTGCTTAGCTCTGTGTCCATTGAATGGTGGCCGTTATTACTGTCAGGATGTACAGCCTTCTTAGCAGCCTGTAGCGCTTGATGGAAATACTCGATGCAGGTTATCAAAGGCCCCTGTAAAGTTAGAGACAATTAAGCACACAGATTTGCAATAAGGAAGAACTTGCTTGGCtatgtattttgtaaaaatatctaAGAGGTTTTAATGATCACACATATTGTGTAGTTCTTGAGATCTgactgctaagaaaaaaaaaaacatcagtgaGGGAAGATTGGGCTCCATTAATGACAATAGCTCTTGTTTATCGAGCACTTAGTATGCGACAGGTATCATGACAAGCACTTTGTTCGTAACATGTCACGGGCCCTAGCTAACATTATGGTAGATATTATTCCTGTCACCACTTTACGGATGAGGCAGTGGAGGATCAGAAAGGTCATGTAGTGGACGAGTGGCAGAGGCAAGATTTGAAGGAACCCGGGGCTGCAATGCTGAGCCCTCGTTCTTAACTCTCAGCTCAGGTAAGTGCTGACCTAGGAAGGAGCTGATATACCCCTTTGCTGCCCCAGTCCTCTGACTAGAACAACGGTGACAGCTGGAATAGGGGTTCTTGGGCACTagccaagaaagaaaggagacgGGAGAGTTACGACAGGGAGGTTTGGGAAAGCTTTGTTTTCAGAGGCACCTAGGGTATTTGGCCTGGAGAAACCGGAGATGTTTGAGGGTTGAAGGCAGGATATTCTGTACAGAGGGCTAACGGTCTATCAAGAACATTTCCTGTGTAACTGCCACCCCCTGTCTACCAACCATGCTGATGCTCCCCCTCCACTGCACAGCCTCAGCCCTGCAGACCCCAAGCAGGGCTGGCAAGTGCCCCTCCCACCCATCCTTCCTCTCTGTGCTCTTTGCTCCCCACTACCTGGCAACCCCACACCCCTGCTGGTGGCATTTGTCCACCTCTTctggctgttctctctgcctgggagTTTTCTCACTGCCGTCTACCACCAATAGAGAAATTATTCTGAAGCCCCTCTCCAGTGTCCCCCACTTGGCTCAGAAGTCTACACTAGGTTGTGTTCTGTTCCTCCAAGTGACTGTCCCCTTCTTGACTTTTACTGCGTGTGTTCTCgggccccaccctgcccccctccgCCCTTACCCTCTGCCTGGTGTGTCTTTGCCTGAATGCCCCAACTCCACCCCATCCTGCAAGGGCTCATCCACCCGGTCTGTCTCAGTTCACAGGAATCCACTCTCTGAGGGAGGCTCCAACACTGGGTATGTGTATCTCACAGCACAGCCCTTCACTCTTCTCTCATGATGTCCTATATGTCTCTTTCCCTCAGTCTATAGTGGGCTTCTTAAGAACACGCACAATTCATTCAGAAATTTTTTTCCGCGtgtccactgtgtgccaggcactatgttgAGTTCACTGTGGCAGGTGTAGTGTGGCCCTGCCCTCTGGTCCCTTACCTCCTTCCACATTCTGTGGTTATTTCTCACTGTGCCAGTAGGGACCTATGCATACAGTGTCCTTTTTTTGCTAGTTGAGAGAGGACCCAGGAGGGGTCCCAAGGAGGGACTTGAGCCCAGGGCCTCTGTGTTCCCTGGAGCGAATGTGTTCTTTTAGGCCTGGTCCCACCTTGGCTCCGGACAGGCCTGGCTTCGCAGTGGGGGGAGGAGGCTGCAGATTGCAGCAGGAAGCACAGCCAACTCTCTTGGGGAATGTGACCCAATGTCACCCCACGTTGGAGAATAAGAGAATAATAGCTGGAGTTTTCAGAGTAGAAACACAGTCATATTCAGCATCCCACCAACCTCTAGCAGTGATTGTCATTTCGGATCTTTGTCCATTCTCAAGTTTTTGCCTTGGGCTGTTATGAATGGGGGGATGACTTGTGCCATGTGAATGCGAACTATGTGAGCTTGTTGACTAACGTGGTAGTAATAAGAGTGGTGATGATTACTGGGGAAAAGTTAGCGATGGGGGCAGCTTCCCTGCTCTCTGCATTATTGCTTTGTTCCCCAGTTTCTGCTCCCCCAGCCTGTGAGTGCACCCCTCTGTCATAGTTTGCCTGCCCCCTCTCCAAGCAGGTTGCTTTTCTAAGCTCATGGGTAAATATTGACCTACTTGGGTTTCAGATGCCTGCCCCATGAAACTCCTGCTGGGCTAGATAAACACACTGGGAAAACATCTCTTGAGACTAAGAGCTGCTCTTGGATAGGCTACAATGCGATGACCCGCTCAATGAGTCCTTGCAATGGTCAGCACTGTGCTGGCCCCCCCAGGCCACCAGGATGGGGGGCAGACAGAGGTAGCCCTTCCCCCTGGGGCCTGTGGTCCAGCTGGGAAGATAGGACTCATGTACTGGGAATGCTTGGAGGTTGTGTGCAAGACAGCTGCAAGGATCCTGAATGCGGATTCTTGCCTGAGTAGGAGTAGCTCTCCGTGAACACCGgatccctcccctttctctggtTTTAAGTGGAATTCAGTCAAGTGCCAAAATGTCTGCTGCAGACAATGGGCAATATGGTCTGGCAGGAAAGGGAGCTTGGCTAGTGCTCTGTGGGGAGGAGATGAGAACAGGGACGGGCTGTGGGGGAACTAGGCTGGGAGAAGGGAGTTGCTGTGGTTTGTTAATCTGCTGGTATTCATCTCCCTGACATGTCCCTGGACCTGCTCCTGGACTTCCAGCTTTTACTGGGGCCTCCTGCCCTAGATCTCACTCAGTTGCGTGTGTCCAAAGCCCAGTCCCTTTCTTGCTTGTGATgcatgctctcttcctctctcctgttctctcagCCCCCCGCCACCTCCCCACTTGAACCCTGCATCTGCCTTCCTCTGAAATTACCTGGGTTCTTCTGTCTGGTGTGGTTGCTGCCCAAGCTGAGAAGTCTAAGAGTAGGTCTCATCTCAGTGAGTTGGACCCTAGTGAAGACAGTGGGTGGCTGGAAGGCTAAGGCCAAAGGCCAGGGAGGCTGAGGTTCCCAGGCAGACAGGGAATCAGTTTTGAGCACTGATACAGGAGCAGGGTCATCCCAGGAGGCAGAAGTGGCCTGACCAGTCAAAGGGAGGGTTGATCTTCCCagtttgtttctctgtgtgtgtccgtGGGGTTAGGCAGAACCTATGATGTGTGGTGGTCTGAAGTGACCTTCCTAGCCCCGTGGGGGTAGATCTCCTCCCCGTCTGGCTTCTAGCCATGTAGCTTGGTGCCCTCTTCTTTGGTGCTTCCTTAGGCCAGTGGGAAGCCACAGGGCAGGTACACATTGAGGAGAGGCCATCCTAGAGCGGGTGAGCAAAGTACCTGCTTTGTGGGAGGGTGAGATTCTGGGAGGTTTCCATCCTGAGGCATCTTAGAggatgctgagatgctgaaaGCCAAGGCTGACCTAGGACCTGCCTTGATGGGCAAGGAGAAGAAGCTGTGAGAGCAGAGGCAAGCCACACACACTCAGGAGACTGGTCCTTCCCTCTGTACATATCATACCCTTGCATGTAAGATGCTGTTACCCTATCCATACAtcatccccaccccacacacagtCGGGGCAAGGAGGCCGCTAGGTCTCAGGATCAGGTGGGGGCCTCCTGCAGTTCTGACCTTGGGCTTGGCGCCCAGGCAGGGAAAGAGTTGGAACGGTGCCAGCGGCAGGCAGACGAGGTGACGGAAATCATGCTCAACAACTTCGACAAGGTCCTGGAGCGCGATGGAAAACTGGCAGAGCTGGAGCAGCGTTCTGACCAACTCCTGGACATGGTGTGAGGCCTGGGGaagcagggatgggggagggagaggccagaAGGGGTCCTCAGAGAGAAAGTTCTCAGGCTGTGCTCAGGGTCTCCTTGGTGGGGTCTGAGGCTTGCCTGTGGGGCAGTGTGAGGCCTGTGAGTTTGCTGAGGCACCTTTAGCCTAGATATGCTCCAGGTAGGCCTCATGAAGTAAGAAGTCCTTCGTATGGAGCTGTGGAGCTTTGTAAAGGGCTGGTATTGTTAACTGGGGGTGAGTCTGTAGGGCTGTGAGTCAAGGGCTACACCAGTgtctgagaccaagagtcaggcTGGGAGGATTCCAGGGCAGGCTATGTGGAGAAGGGGAGCAGACAGGCTGGGAAGATGCAGAAGGAGACTAGGCCCTTTTGGGGAGGTGAGGTTGGGAGACCGTGGCCCTGGATCTCTAGGGGAACCACTAACTCCCACCCTGTGTCTGGCGATGTCCACAGAGCTCAGCCTTCAGCAAGACAACCAAGACCCTGGCCCAGAAGAAGAGCTGGGAGAACATCCGATGCCGGATCTACTTGGGGCTGGTGGTGGGTGGCGGC
Encoded proteins:
- the VAMP8 gene encoding vesicle-associated membrane protein 8 isoform X2, giving the protein MEEASGGGGNDRVRNLQSEVEGVKNIMTQNVERILARGENLDHLRNKTEDLEATSEHFKTTSQKVARKFWWKNVKMIVLICVIVFIIILLIVLFATHAIPT
- the VAMP8 gene encoding vesicle-associated membrane protein 8 isoform X1; its protein translation is MGPGEGLRAWLLLLWVTAVRLEAWDPNCSPATLLQGRGGVLAEGVLLPSTHICNKDPLEEASGGGGNDRVRNLQSEVEGVKNIMTQNVERILARGENLDHLRNKTEDLEATSEHFKTTSQKVARKFWWKNVKMIVLICVIVFIIILLIVLFATHAIPT
- the VAMP8 gene encoding vesicle-associated membrane protein 8 isoform X3 — encoded protein: MEEASGGGGNDRVRNLQSEVEGVKNIMTQNVERILARGENLDHLRNKTEDLEATSEHFKTTSQKVARKFWWKNVKMIVLICVIVFIIILLIVLFATHAIPT
- the VAMP5 gene encoding vesicle-associated membrane protein 5 isoform X2; the encoded protein is MAGKELERCQRQADEVTEIMLNNFDKVLERDGKLAELEQRSDQLLDMSSAFSKTTKTLAQKKSWENIRCRIYLGLVVGGGLLVILIVLLAIFLPQSSEGSSAPQAQDAGAASGPGD
- the VAMP5 gene encoding vesicle-associated membrane protein 5 isoform X1, with protein sequence MLSSSLLFSQPPATSPLEPCICLPLKLPGFFCLVWLLPKLRSLRAGKELERCQRQADEVTEIMLNNFDKVLERDGKLAELEQRSDQLLDMSSAFSKTTKTLAQKKSWENIRCRIYLGLVVGGGLLVILIVLLAIFLPQSSEGSSAPQAQDAGAASGPGD
- the VAMP5 gene encoding vesicle-associated membrane protein 5 isoform X3 encodes the protein MLNNFDKVLERDGKLAELEQRSDQLLDMSSAFSKTTKTLAQKKSWENIRCRIYLGLVVGGGLLVILIVLLAIFLPQSSEGSSAPQAQDAGAASGPGD